Part of the Lotus japonicus ecotype B-129 chromosome 6, LjGifu_v1.2 genome, CTTGTGCCTTCTTTGGTAAAAATGTCACcacttctaatagtatatgttaatttttgttGTTACTAATTTATATGTATACATTGCCCTTATTTGCCCTTATAACATCAAATTTTTAGATCCGTCACTGAAACCACacctagaacaaagaagaacaagaaaatTGAGTTCAGacagtctttttatttaattcacaaTGTTTTCATTACACAAGAGTATAATAAGTATAAATTTGTGGTGAAAAAATGCAATCACAATGCATGACACATTAGGCAACATAGTAGATTGGATTTGGGAGTTTAAATGCCCTTCCCGCACTAGGAATCCCCTCAAAACTGCTGTATTGGTCCCCAACAATGCCCCAAATGCGGTAACCATCATTCATTAATTGTTTTCTCACATCAGACTTGTACTTCTTCACTGATACCAATTCATTAGCTGGATCTCTGCACAGGAAAATTAGCTATAAAATTAGGCTGTGACGTGTGTTATGGAGTCAATTAATTTTAGAGAGAAATCTTCATCTAGTTTTGGAAtttgagaattgattttaagAAAAGAGAGACTGGTCCAAATATGCTAGTAGTAGTGAAAGATAAAAAAAGGATAAAATGTACTTACCTGAAGATAATTCTAGCCCACCCATAATAACCAACCTTAACTAGGTTGTCAATTGTGGCTGATCTAAGATACTCCTTCCTTGCAGTAACCAAAATAATCTGAACACCTCTGGACTTAAGTTCATTGAAGAGCTTCAATGAGTGATCAAGAGCAGGTGCTTTACCTTTGCTCATCCATTCTTCCAAAGATGTCACATTCAATTTCTTTCCACTATTAACAAAACCATCATAAtttataggcttaaatactctaagggtccctgaaattgtgccccgtacgaaaataagtccctgaaaaatttttttccgattccagatccctgaaattgtttttttaatcagaataagtccctgcTCGTGGTTTAAGCCTATCTGGCATATTTTTTGCTGACTCAATATTTACACGtggctttttcttttatttttaaatacacatgggataaaaaaactattaaatttaaatataaaaaattatttacctaattaacctaaatctaattaaaccCACTAATCATAAATCCCTAAATTCCCAAATCTAATATAATCAGAACTCAACCTAAGAGAAGGAAAGGAAAGtcgaagaaggagaaagagaagtAGAGGTAGAAGGTGAAGGAAGGGAGCTTCAGGTTTGAGAACCCCTAGCTTCTTCGCGACGGCGGCCGCCAATATGTGCGGTGGTGGCTCGGTGGTGCCACTGGCCCTTTGTCTCCTGTCTCAATCTCTTCTACTTCGCCTCTTTCGTGTTCTAGTTCGATTCTGGgtttttgggggtgggggttggTTCTAGATCGATTTCTGGGTCCTGATCTTTCTAGCTTCATAGAGTTGGGTTATCGCAGCTTTTTCTTCTCACTCTCATTGTGGGTTTTGTTacattgttgttgctgttggtgAAGGTTGTGGGTTGGCTGTGGGTTGATTttcatgttgttgttggtgttcaTGTTGGTTGTGGATGAAGGGAGAGAGGGGGCTGGTGTTGTTGGATTGTTGGGTTTCTGGATTAGGGGAGATGCAGGGGGAGAGGGAGAAACTagatttctgggtttttgggggtgggggttggtttttgggattttggtggttgggggtgggttgcgatgAGGTTTTTGCAGTGGGGTTCAGGGTGGGGGTGgatgaatgatgaagatgaagaggttgaaggtgatgaagatgatgaagatgaaaattaattcatgatgaagatgaataagAATTACATAgtgaataataatttgttttcttctGATTTATTTGTTTGGGATTAGGGATTAGGAATTAATTGATTTAGGGTTTAATTTTAAGatttatttgttaattataattGATTAACACATGTgtaacaaaagaaaattaaaaaatccacATGGAAATGATGATTGTGCAAAATAAGAGCCACATAAGCACATAACAtgggtagggacttattctgattaaaaaaacaatttcagggatccggaatcggaaaaaaagttttcagggacttattttcgtacggggcacaatttcagggacctatagagtatttaagcctaatttATAATGGTCATTAATTAGTAACCACAAGTAGATCAAGGGAAAAAGATTAAGAACCATCAATCAGTAGTGAATCAAGACTTTCTATCTCTAAATAGTGTCTATATTTTGTTCCACCAATAAAATCTTGTCATGTCATTGAAAAAACATGGGAGAAACAATTACAAACTTGCATGGATGTTTTTAATTGAAATGTCAAAATTTTATTGATGACAAACATAGTTTCGAGAGAGAAGATTCCAATTCAAGCTATTAGCAATTACAACAGAATAATAACTTATCTGCATAAAATATATGAAAAGTGAATTTCTGAATTACCCATATAAATTTTTCTTGTAGTAAGGAACTATTGAAAGCAGAGTGTCATCAATGTCAAAATTCCAAGCATCTCTTCCATCTTTGTTCAAGTTGCATCTGGTGCTAAGGTAAACCAAGCCTTCATCAGTTGCTCTCTGTGAGTCCACTCTGTATTGTGTGGACTTGACATATTTCCCAATGTATTCAATGCATTCTTCAGGCACAACTTCAAAGTCTCTAATGTTGTGCAGCTCCACATTCATTCTCCAACTTTCACAATAGTTCTTCAAGCTGATCTTCAATCCATCTTTAGTTTGCAGCTTCAAAATGTTCCAATCTGCAACAGCTAAAGGAATCATTAGGCATGTGATAAGCAAGCAGCAGCAAAGTGCTTTCCCCATTTTCTCAAGACAAAAGGACAAGGTCCTAGATGTGCAAAATATAGGAAGTAATGTATCCAACTACTCCTTTGTTATGTGTGTAATGATTTGTTTGataatgaataataataagATGAGTCACATGGGTTTGATAGAATGTTGTTGCCAGCCATAAACCTTGACCTGCACCGTAATCACATGCTGCCATTACTGGCAAAATAAATACTAAAACTTGTAAGAGAAATGTCAATTATAAGGGGGAGACGTGGCTATatcatctaatttgaaggtCTCAAACTGTCTCACAAGTCACAAGACAAATTATTGAGAAGAGTAGAGATATATAAATGAGAATACAATCCTCATCTTATGATAGTGAATGTGAGGCATATGGATCACGTTTGGTGTTTACTGCTTAAGAGAACAGAAAAACACACTCTTTGAAAAGTTTTACACTAGGAAAAATATTCCTAATTTTGTAAAACTCAGAGGGATTTAGTCATTGGGACAAACCACAAGTGGTTTAGACATCACATTTTCACCTAAAATTTTAAGATATTAGATGTACGAATCTCTCACTTATAAACTGCTCaacattgttttttttcttccaataTGGAATTTCAATAAACTTTATTTAATTATATCATCTGTAATAAAATTTACATTTTATCATTTTATACATGATTATATTTGTTTGAAAGGTAAAACAAGTTTTTCTCTTAAAAAACTTATCTTATTAGACTACAATTTGTATTTAATTATCTAATTTTTAGAGGATAGTGATCTTATTGTCTCCACTCTTATGCCTAATTTTCCTTAAGCtctttacttatttttttacatcagaaagtAAATTACATCCTCTAGAGATCGATCCCTGGATCCCTCCCTCCCCAAGTCATATGTCCCCAGTTTTTACCACTTGAGATATAATTCAAGGACTCATTACTTATATTTTGATGTGCTTAagatttttaatttcattacTCGTAAGGTATTCCGAGTAAtgatattataaattatatagcTTTGTTGTGAGCCCTAGGGTGGGCCTGTTTGGAGTCACTGTTGgagtttttttcttccttttggtgGTTTATCTTTTGTGTTGGGTTAGTTTATGTCGTTTTGTTGGTATAATCTTCACTTTTGTTTCTTCCTTAAGAGTTCATTCTTCAAGGGGTTTTTTCACTTCTTTGTGGATGATATtgtcttttaatttaaaaaataataataataagagcACAAATTCAAAtcatgtagtttttttttatagacaaatgttaatcgttagtaatgttagtaattTAGACCCTCTTAGGGTTCGAACCATGAATTCTTCACCCTTTATCCCACCCTTATGtctcctaactcttaccacttgagctaacatATCCATCCTCTTCTCAAGGTATAAGAAGATGTTAATTTTCATTTGATAACCTTacaacctagtgaaggaaaaaaaatacatcATTTTATAGTTCGTCTTTGACTCTTTGTACATTGTCTCATCAAAAACCTACCAAGAAAAACTCAATGGAAAAAAACATGGTTAAAGAAAAATGAGTACAATACATTTTAATTGAGATCTATGAGCCGACGAACTCTGATATTCCGCACAGGTTTTTCAAATGTTGTAGTTAGAAGAGTCTTCGTAAATAAGTCTAtcaaattatcacttgaacggatttgttggatgtctatgtcaccaCTCTTTTGaagatcatgagtgaagaaaagtTTTGAGTGATATGTGATTTGTTCTATCTCCTTTAATGTATCATTCTTTAGTTTGAGCAATGCATACagtattatcttcatatatagttgttggTGGCATTCTCACTTGGAGCTGAGCAGTCAAGGTTGATGTTATTCCCAGGCAAACAAATAATGgaggtgcaatttattttttcgaTTCCGAGGTATAAAAAATCAGCTTTGCTAACtgctaattttaattttaattttttttgtcacttcctctttcattttcattttcattttttttattctaatcTTGTCCAGTCACGTGATACCCAAATTGACATTGCAGTGCCGTTGTTCTTTCTCACCAAAACCCTACTTGAACCCTAATTGCTTCTTAATTCTTCCTATAAGTATTCCTAAATTCCAAACCCTAATTGCATTCGGcgtcaccctcaccctcaccctcaccctcaccctgcGTGCAGCAGAAGATGTCGAAGCGAGGTCACAATTCCTCTATATCCTCACCCTTTTTTGCTATTGCATTTATCCATTTTTGTTTACAGAGAAATGACGATGCTTTTGTGTTGTGTTTCAGGTCCTGGTGGTTCAGCTGGTAACAAGTTCAGGATGTCACTGGGTTTACCAGTGATGAATTGTGCTGACAACACAGACATGTGCTAAGAATCTTTAACAGGTTGCCTTCTGCTTGTGTTTGTGACATGGTTAATGGGGAAGCCTGATCTTAGGAAGAAGGTTTTGCCTGCTGTTGTTGTCAGAAGAAAGGATGGGGTCTTCATGTactttgaaggttaattttgcTCTATACCATGATCATGATGTGCTTTCACTTTATATTCTATCAATTGAAATATGTGGTATTGTGGTAATGCATCTATTGACAAGGGAACATGATATTTAATATTTAGGGAGTTCTTAGAGTCTGATTGGATACCCGTTAGAAAGTATTATCCAAACAGCTCTAGTGTGTTTGATTTTCTGTTTGCATGGGTTTCAATGCGTGCAAACAGAAAATTGTGTCTCTTATAGCTTCTGGGTAGCTGAGTCTTGTCTCATCTTGTCTTTTGTCTGAATTGGGATGCATGTAAAAAGATTGAATGATTAGCTGGTTAAGCAGTGTCATGATCTGCGCGCCTCCCATTATTCATTGGGGTGGAGTGCGTAATGATTTGATACTGGTTTATGTAACCAGTTATATCGATGGATCTCATCGAATATATCGGGTTAGATCTCTAATGGGATCTTACTTTTCGCATTTCGATACATTCTCTTGCATCCTGATCTTCTTTTTTTATTATCATATTCAGTTGattgtgttttaatttttatttcatattaaaTTTTATACTTTCCAATTTCTATGATGTTGCTGGTAATGTAGTGTGGAGATTTTATTTATTATGGTTTCTCTGCACCTCCCATGACCAGCCACATTACCCTAACCTTACCCCTACCGGGTGGTTTCCTTTTTGGATATCATCCCTGTCAAGGTTGGAACATTTTGTTTTTCCTTCCATGTCTTGATTTTGTTTCTGACGATTCAAAATTGTTTTGGAAAATGGATTGCCTCAATGTTATACAATTTTAAGGAATGGTTTGGAACTTTTGTATGGTGCCTTTTTTGtcattttcatataaaatagctttgatataaaataaattttggttCTGTTAGATAGCTACAGACTCCAGACATTAGTCAGGTATCCTCCTCAACATAATACGGTTGATACTGTTACAAGTCTGGAAAATCAATGAGTTCATCGTTACAGATGTGATGGCTTTTTTCATGCTCACATTTGCTCCATTTGAGCTCGACATCTAAGTCGGGAATTCTATTTACTTGTGGATGCTGTTTTTATACAACACTAATTTGCAACATTTTGGTTGTCCTTCTGAGTTGTTTTTGTTTGTGGCAGTTCAAGTTAATTTTGTAAAATGGATTGTCTGCAGCGATAATGGTTTGTAACtatcaataaatataaaatagtttTGATTTTGTGCCTTTATTATTTTCCCACTTCATTTAAATGTTTTAAGATTTTGGTTCTCTATAGATAGTTACTGCCTCCAGACATTAGTCAAGTATCCTCCTCAACATTCAATGGTTGATACAGTTACGAGTCTGGAAAATTGATGAGTCCATCGTTACAGATGTGGTTTTTTCTGTGCTCACATCTGCTCCATTTGGACTCTACATGTATATGTCCTGAATTCTATTATGTGTGTGTTGTATCATACAAAACTAGTTTGGTAGAATTTTGTTAATTTGCAATTTTTTTGTAACGATAGAAATGCTTCAAGTTTTGAAATCATATATGGTTAATTCAAACTCGATCCATGCCATAAActgctttttttttaatcattactGTCTCCGGACGTTAGTCAGGTGCCCTTTTCAAAATACTATGGTTGATACAGTTATGGCTCTGGAAAATTAATCGTGTCCATTGTTGCATATGTGATGGTTTAAGTGCTTACATCTGCTCCATTGGAGCTCCACAAATATATGGcatttccccttcagttttttATGTGCAACAAGCCAACAATGCAATTGTATGGAAGGATTCTGTCAATCTGCTATATCTCTCTGTGAAAATAAACGTTTGTGTTTAGCCCTAGCTTTAGATGATTCTGATTCTGCAAATCGTTGGAATTTGAATTTTCTTGTCTCTTATAAGAGAATGATGCCCAGAGCAGTTTATTCCTTTGCAATGCTTCTGCTATAGCTGATCCTTTGTTTCTCAACTTTTTCATAGTTTGGCTATCGTAGTCTTTAAGCAAAGATTCCTACTAAGCCATTGTTATTTAGTTGATTCAAGTTGATATCCTTTGCAGATAATGCTGGTGTTATTGTAAACCCAAAGGGAGAAATGAAAGGTTAGAAATGCATATATTGAAGTGTTGATATTTTACATTTGACATATAGGATTTTACTATGCCATTgttattttacattttaaatGTGCATCCTTTTGAAATCTGAAATGTTATTTGCATATGGTTTTGTTTAGGTTCTGCCATTACGGGGCCTATCGGAAAGGAGTGTGCTGATCTGTGGCCTAGAATTGCAAGTGCTGTCAATGCCATCGTTTGAGAGTCATCAATCTAATTACAACTTGTTCACCAGTCACCACTTAAATCTATTTTTATAGGAAAACGAGTTAACCATtgaatttatttattctttttggGATGTGATGTGTAGATGTGTTTTTCATAAGAACTATATAACTTAGTATGTGTATTAGTTTAAGCTTCTTACAGAAAACAATTCATTGGTATATCATGAATTTTATAAATGATGCTGCAACTCGCAGATTTTTTGGTATCGTGGTGCATTGGCCGTAGAATAGTTCTTTCCAGCTCCATGGGTTATTTTGTTACCAATATCCGATGCTTGTTAATATAGGGACTGATTAGTAGTTTTGATGGTGGTCATCAAGCAATTTTGACCTTTCAAGAATGGTTCCACTTAAAAGCTTCATTTAGAAGGGGGATTTTTGATTTATGGTAAAAGTTAGGGGACATATAAGTTGTAGGGAGGAAGTTTAGAGATTAATTCTTGGAGGGTGAGCAATTTTGACCTTTCAAGAATGGTTCCACTTAAAAGCTTCATTTAGAAGGGGGACTTTTGATTGGTGGTAACCGGTAAGAGTTAGGAGACATATAGGTTGTATGGAGGAAGTTTAGAGATTAATTCCTGaaggtgcaatttattttttcaatgtacaaaaaaaaacacattgctgagtgtattaaaaataaaaatttaatggatatgcactgtcagtgtaaaatagttttacattgacatccaattgaattccgcaaAGTAAGCTAATATGtttctattttaattgaaattaaaaatgaatgtaaCTCTCTCTCCTACGTGGCAAACATTGATTGAatgtcagtgtaaaatagttttacagtGACAGTGTATATTCATTAAACTCTAAAAATAATAGTATTCAAGAagatataatttattttgatattgtgcttttgaattttgattgatttcCTCCAAAACTTGTGTCTATTATTCAATTCATAAAGATAACAATTTTATTGATTGAAATCAGGGTATTACATGGTAGCCGCACGAGAATCTCTTGCTTGCCTATTGTAACAATTATGACCTCACTAATTAGTAGCTAGGCTTCAACCCTAACTTGACGAGGAAGGGTTTTGGGTGGAGTAAACTATTAATCGGAAAACACTTAAATGTTCAAATGTCGTTCACGTTAGTCTTTGACCTCATTTTCCAAGTGAGTCTTTACAGAAGTGTCTATGTATGTTAAGTGTCATGTGGAATCTCAGTTGTTGATCTTACGTGACCTAAGTTCCTCGATGAATGTGTTTCTTTCCTCCATTAATTCACTCAAAGTTTATTTGAAATGATAAAAAAGAGTAAATCATTAATTTGGTCCCACTTTATCCCTCATTCTCCCCCTTCCCACCACCCCATCCTCTCACCTCTCTTTCCCACCGTTCATCCCACCTCCCTTCCACCATCTTTCCATTTTCCTCCCCCGCCCCCACTCATCCCCTTACCATGGTTTACTTATTGTTATAGTTTCAAATAGTCTTACAGTCTATTTGGTatattgtatagtataaggtctgatagtataagacttAATTATATCATGTCTGATAACAAATTAATACTATATAGCATTAGTTCACACACTGTATAActtatcattttttaaaattaatataaacatatatttcgtgaaatattaaataatgataGAGATTACAAAAATGAGGATGATGTTAGTGGGTGGTAAAGGTGGCAGTGGCGGCCGAGGTGGCTGAGACAATGGCGGTGACAGTGATGGAGAGGGGTGGTGGCTATAGAGGTGACAGTGGTGATGCTGAGTGGTGGCGACGGTGgagggaggtggttgtggtgggtGATGcaggtagtggtggtggcgatgatgatgtcagtggaggtggtggtggtagtggtagtggtagtggtggtggatggtgttgGTGGAGAGTATTGTGGTGGTGGTAGCATTGTAtgtcggtggtggtggttcaGGCGGTGGTGTTGGAAGGTGATAGTGGTGatgatgacggtggtggtggccatggttgtggtggtggcaatgaagGGAAGTGGTTGTGGTGGGTCATGGCAATATGTAGTGGTAGTCGCGATGACGAAAGCAGTTTAGGGTGGTGTAGGCGGCGATGGCAGTGATTGTGATGTtggaaggtgatggtgatgatggtggatgGTGGCGGCAATGAcagtggtggcagtggtggaggcggtgacgGTGATGGCAGAaagggtggtggcagtggtggagggcgatggtggagggtggtagtaaattaaatattttcatgtagcTCATgcatcacactcttatcatgccttatccatcatatATAGAGTGGTTGAAATACTCTCAATTTTTGGAGGCAATTAATTGCCATTGGAGGATTGGATTGCTTCAAAGTCATCAATTTTTATTTATCCATTTTCGTCTTAGGAACCACTATTGATGAACATAGTCCCTTTCTCGAGTAATCGCTTGATTAGAGAATCATTACATTGACTTTCTCAACCGACCATATGGCTACTTGgtccttaatttttttgtaagCCAACAAAAAGAATATACGTTTTTACCTTATTTTCCATAAATATATCTAATATCCTTCCGCAATTTTATATGTTGAAAGTTTATTTGTAGTATAAAAATTTGGCAtcgaaaaaatataattaaacttATTTTTATAGAATTGTTTCCTCTTGTGATTTTCAaccgatttttttttaaaagtccgCAGCAGAATTTTCAATAGGTAAAAATTTCAAATGTTTTAACAGAAAATTAGTTAAAATATTGATGACTGACTTTTACATTTACcaaaattttcataaaaaaatatattattagttGACTAACAACTAATTTGAAAGAATACAATTAAGAAGAGATACTTTCTATCCTTTTCTGCTAAAACACATCCTCTATCTTCTTCGGATCAAAATTCCTTAAAAGCAGTTAGAATTGAAATATGGGAAATCAAGACACTTTGTTTATGCTTATTCTGCATGCTTAATATCTTGGGCCAAAATCACAGCTTGATTTAAAAGCTGTATAAGATGCACACACAAAATATAGCTGTATTAAATTAAGATAGAATGATAGATACTATGCCAAAACCTAAATTACTTACAGAAAACGTATTGATTAATCTACGTACGTACGTATATTGATTAACTCGATCTATAAAGTGTGGAATAGCTTACTATAAGTTCAACATATAGCTTGGGAGGTTCATGATGAAGCAAACTTTTTCTATCATTGAAAAGTTCTTAagtagaagaaaaagaatggaACACAAGGTGGGTTTGTCtaattctaaaaaaatatcTCTTGATTAATCACGCACTAAAATTTCAACTAGGTGTTTATCAGTTTGGTTCGATCCGATGAACCCAATAATAATCTAAATGAACCTAACCAATATAATTAGTTCAGATTTATTTAGTTAATCTTTACCTTAAACCTGAACCAAACGATTTATAATTGGTTCAATTCttggatttatttatttttaaactgAACCAATCCGATCATCCAACTAGATTTGTTTTCTCCATGTTTGATGTTTATATTTAaacatttcaaattttattatttataactCTTTTCCATTTTTATCCCTATTTTTGTACAACTTTGTCTTCTTTGTTTTCAAGTGTCTTAAGTTATATATTCTCCAATTTTAGATAAAAAGGTTATAATTATATAAAAGAATAAAgtataattaaaaatgaaatcaatatttataattaatttgacAAACAAGTTACTCTAAAATCCAAATTTTATGCATAAAAGATGATTTAATATGTagatgaaaatttgaaaattaatgATTACATTTTTATATACAAACCCAATGACCAGGCTCAGAACCAACCAACTCGATTTTAATCTGATCAGTTTGATTCGGATTTGCTGAAACTTTTTTACAGGcccaaccaaaccaaaccaattaaATTTAATCGGTTTATTTGACTCGAAATTCGAACCAATCTAGCTAATGAACACCACTAATTTCTAGGAAAAA contains:
- the LOC130724406 gene encoding acid phosphatase 1-like encodes the protein MGKALCCCLLITCLMIPLAVADWNILKLQTKDGLKISLKNYCESWRMNVELHNIRDFEVVPEECIEYIGKYVKSTQYRVDSQRATDEGLVYLSTRCNLNKDGRDAWNFDIDDTLLSIVPYYKKNLYGGKKLNVTSLEEWMSKGKAPALDHSLKLFNELKSRGVQIILVTARKEYLRSATIDNLVKVGYYGWARIIFRDPANELVSVKKYKSDVRKQLMNDGYRIWGIVGDQYSSFEGIPSAGRAFKLPNPIYYVA